From Paenarthrobacter sp. A20:
GGACAACCCGAATGAGTTCGTCCTGGTGGAAGCGTTCCAGGATGACGCTGCCGAGGCCCACGTCAACAGCGAACACTTCAAGAAGGCCATGGCGGACATGCCCCAGGCCTTGGTGGAGACTCCCCACATCATCAGCCGCCAGTTCGAAGGCAGCGGCTGGGACCGCATGGGCGAGCTCACCATTTAAAGCAACGCGGGGTCACTTACGGCCCATCCCAGAGGGATTCATGGGCCGTAAGTGACCCCGCGTTGTTCTATGGGAACTAGAACATCCAGGGGATCTCCGCATGGCCGAAGTCGCTGAACGAGCCGAAGCGGCCGGCCTTGAACGCGAGCACCTCGCCGTCCCGGTCCCGGCACGTGGTGACCTGGCCGAAGAAGACCTGGTGATCGCCGACGTCGTACTGCTGCACCACGCTGCAGTCCGCCTGGGCGAGGGCGCCCTTGATGACCGGAAGGCCGTTGTCGGTGATGTCGAAGTCGCCGTCGCCAAAGCGGTCCCCGCCGCGGACGGCGAACCGCCGGGCCACGGACTCCTGCTTCGCGCCGAGGATGGACACCGCGAACTTGCCGCTCTCCATCAGGGCCTCGCCGGTCCGGGTGCCGAAGTTCAGCGAGATCATCAGGATGGGCGGCTCAAGGCTGATGGACGTCAGCGAGCTGATGGTCATCCCATACTGCTCGTCCTCGTGCTGGGTGGTGACCACGGCAACGCCCGTGAGGAAGCGGCCCATGGCGCGGCGCATCCCCATGGCATCGGGGATGGTGAAGGCTGGTGCCAGGCTCATGTCAGTTGCTCCGCTCCGCTGGGACCGGCTCCGTGTAGTACCGGACTTCGAACATCCTGGCTCCATTCTCGGAGACCCACGGGCCGTGCTCCATGCCGGGTGGGCGGGTGGCCCAGTCGCCGGCCTTGAAGGTCTTGCCGAGACGCTGGTCCACGAAAGAGCCCTCGAAAATGAAGACCTCTTCCCAGAAATCGTGCGTGAGGACGCCGTTGGGGGAGGTATCCGTGCCGGGCTCGAACTTGAGGATCCGGGTGACGCTGTCATTGTCCGAATCGCGGGCGAGGATGGCCTCGGACAGCCCCTCGATGTGCGGGTTGCAGGGTGCGAAGTCCACCGAGGAAACGGGGGTGAACTCGAATTCGGGCTTTGCCATGGTCAGATCCCCTCCGATTCGGTGGAGCCCTCGATGCTGTAGGAACCGAGGAACGTGTCCAGCTCCGCCACCAGGGCGTCGTAGCCGTAGTTCCGGTAGGTGTAGGCGCCGCGGACCACGAACGGTGCGCCAGCGTAGAACATCTCGTACTGCTGGTGGCGGCCGGCGAACTCGGAACCGATGATGTCCCAGGCCAGCTTGAAGAGCTTCACCCGTTCCTCGCTGCTGACGCCGGGCGACTGGACGTAGCGTTCCATGTCCGGCCGGGTCACGCTGCTGGTCATGTCGGCGATGCTGGAGGGAAGCTGCAGGACGCCGCCGCCCACCAGGTCGCGCAGGATCGAGATCACTCGCGGGTAGGTCTCGGACTGCAGGCCCATGGCCCCGTACAGTGCACTCTTTCCGGGAACCCTCATGCCGGCGTCGTCCGTTGTTGCCGTGTATTCGGCGGCGAGAACCGCCGACTCAACGGACTGCACGATCGCTGCGAGCTCGCCGAGCTTCTCCTGGACGCCGGGAATCTTGTCCGTGCCGTTCACCTGGGTGACCTTGCGGGCCACGGAAGCGATGAACTTCAGCTTGGTGGAGAAACGGATCTGGGCCTGCCAGTTGCCCAGGGCGTGGGCGCCGGTGTCGAAGAACTGACGGCGCAGGGTGTCGATGTTCCGGTTGATGAAGACGCGGTCCCACGGGATGAGGACGTCGTCGAAGACCACCAGGGCGTCCGGCTCGTCGTAGTGGCTGGTCAGCGGGTAGTCGAAGTCGCTGGTGGCGGCCGGCGCGAACGGGCGGCGGCAGTAGAGCTTCAGGCCGTCCGTGGCCACGGGGATGGCGAAACTGATCGCAAAGTCCACGTCGTCCGGGCCCAGTGGCTTGATGCAGGTGACAAAAACTTCATCGGCAATGGCGGCACCGGTGGCGAGCATCTGCGAACCACGGACAATGATGCCCTCCTCGGTTTCACGCACGACGCCGACCTGCAGGTATTCGCCCTCCCAACCTGACGCTGTGGTTGCGCGGGAAACCTGTGGGGGAATGATCGCGTAGGAAAGGTACAGGTTCTCGGACAGGATCTTCTTGTAGTACCGCTCCACGTTCCCGGCGAAGTCCCGCTCGTCATTCTTGAAAACGTCCGGGTGGGAACCGAACGCGGCGAAGAACGTGCCCACATGGTCCGGGCTGCGGCCAACCCAACCGTGGGTGTGCTTGGCCCATTTCTCGATTGCCTGGCGGCGCAGGACGAGTTCCTCCTGCGTCCTGGGAGCGGCGAAGGTCCTGTTGGCCGGTCCGTCGATCTCCTCCGAGTGGAACTGCATTCCGTTGGCGGGATCGGCCGCGATGTCGAACAGCTCGGACATGGTCCGGGCAACCTTCGCGAAGGCCGGGTGTTCCAGGACGTTGCCGACTACCTCGCCATCGAGGATCACTGTCCGGCCGTCGTTCAGGGACTTCAAATACTGCTTACCGGTTCTCATCGAAGTGAGCCTTTCCTGATTTTGTAGTTATGTTCGATTGTGGTCCCATTCGGGAAGGAGAGCTCCAACTTCCAGGAAGTTCCATAAACGAACTTCCCGTCCAGCAGCGGCAGGGTGCCGCCGAGGCACATGAAGTCGGCGTCGCCGATGTCGGTACGGTCCAGGAGGCGCTCGACGACGTCGGCCGGCGTGCGCAGGCCGCTCAGCGAACCCTCTTGGTACAGTTCCCCGTCCACCCATGAGCGGGCGGTGCAGCTGTCGAGGTCGAGATCCGCCAAGGATTCGACGGCGATGACCTCACCGGCGACGGGCTTGGGGCAGGCGCGCTTGGAGTCTCCAATGTCCCGGGCCTCGATGTCGCGGTCCGTGTGGTCCGAGCCGATGCCGAGATAGTACTTGCCGTCGTGGCGGATGTAGAGGGGTTCAATCTCGCCTGAGGTCAGGTTCTCCGAGGTGTCGTGCTCGCCGGAGGTCTCGAACAGGTCCGAATCCATGCGGTAGAACATGGGAACCTCCGGTGGCGGAGCTACGCCGATGGCTGCCAGTTCATCGATGTGGTGCTGGACTGCCTTCGGATCCCGGCCTGTGTAGCCGGCCACCACTCCGTGGAAATCCGTGACCACGATGGTTTTCTCTGTGCCCACCACCTGGAAGGTCAGCGGGACTTGCCTTGTTGTTTCCATTCCGTCTCCTTGGATGGCTTCTGAACGGTCTTGGGTCTAAACGGTGAGTGCGTCGTAGGCCGCGAGGCGGTCCCCGATGACGGGGAACTCGCTGCGGACGGCCTGGACCTGCAGGGGATCGATGTCCACCAGGAGCACTGATTCCCCGGCGTCCGCTTCGGCAAGGACGTTGCCGGCGGGGTCCACCACCCGGCTGTGTCCGCCGAGTTCCACACCTTCCTGGCTGCCTGCTGCATTGCAAGCGATCACGAAGATTTGGTGCTCCACAGCCCGGGCCGTGGTGAGCAGGCGCCAGTGTTCACGCCGGGCCGCCGGCCAGGCCGCGGGGACGATCACGATCTCCGCACCGCGGTCGCTCAGCTCCATCCACAATCCGGGGAAGCGGAGGTCGTAGCAGGTGATGCCTGCAACGGACCCGAAAGGCAAGGGGACTACGGGGAGGGACGATCCAGCGGTGAGGAGGCTTGCCTCCTTGGACTTGTACCCGAAGACGTGGATTTTCCGATACGTGTGGACCACGTTGCCGTCAGGGCCCAGCAGGATGGAGGTGTTGCTGAGCCGGCCGTCGTCGCCCGCCTCGATGATGCTGCCGAGGTGAAGGTATACGCCAAGGTCTTTGGCTACCCGTGAGCACATGGACACTGTGGGGCCGGTGAGCGTCTCCGCCAAGGCCTCGTATTCGTCGAAGTGGAAGTATCCGGCGCTCCACAGTTCCGGCAGGACGATCAGTTCGGCGCCGTTGATACCGCGAAGGATGGCTTCTACGCGCTGGATGCGGTCCTCGCGGGTTTCGGAGTCCGGGCTGGCTACTTGGACAAGTGCGATTTTCATGCTTTTTCCTTTTCCGGGGCGCCGTGTGGATCGTTGTCCAGGTCGCTGAGGCGCAAGCCCTTGGTTTCCTTGGCAAACATCACCGAGACCATGGAGATCAGGCCCATGACGGCGAGGTAGATGCCGATCGCATAGCCGGTGCCGAATGCGCTGTAGAGGGCCAGGGCGATGATCGGTGACAACGAGCCGGCGATCAGCGATGCCAGGTTATAGGCCACTGAGGTGCCGCTGTACCGGACGTCCGTGGGGAAAAGTTCGGAGAAGAACGCGCCGATCACCGAGCTGTACGCGGCGAAGATCAGCAGGCCGCCCACGGCGGCTGCAATGATTCCCCAGGTCTGTCCCGTATTGAGCAGGGCGAAGAACGCGAAGGCCCACACCATGGTGGCAATCGACGCTCCGATCAGGATGGGCTTCCGCCCTACCTTGTCCGCGTACAGCGCCAGGATGGGAATGGCGACGACGGCCACGCCCTGCCCGATCATGACGGCGGTGAGGCCTGTCTGCCGCTGCAACCCCATGATCTGGGTGACGTAGGTAATGATGAACAGCGAATAGATGTAGAAGCCTGCGTTCTCGCCCATCCGGCTGCCGGTGGCGATGAGGATCTCGCGCCAGTTGCGGCGGAACAGGATGGTCAGCGGCATCTTCCGTTCCTTGTTGCCTTCGGCTTCGCGCTTGCGCTGTGCTTCCTTGAACAGCGGGGTTTCCTGGACGTAAAGCCGCAGGACGAGGCCAATGACTACCAGCAGTGCAGACAAACCGAACGCGATGCGCCAGCCCCATGCCAGGAACTCGCTCTCCGGCATGGTGGCGGCGAGGATGGCCAGGACGCCGGCAGCCATCAGGTTGCCCAGCGGTGGGCCCATGTTCGGCCACGAAGCCCAGAACGCGCGGCGGGCGCTTTCGTTGCTGTGCTCGGAGACGAGGAGTACCGCGCCGCCCCATTCGCCGCCGAGGGCAAATCCCTGAATCAAGCGGAGCAGCAGGAGGAGCAGGGGTGCTGCAAGGCCGATCGCTGCGTACGAAGGGATGAAGGCGATGAGGGTGGTGGCGACACCCATGAGCATCAGGCTGGCCACCAGTGTTGCGCGCCGGCCGTGTTTGTCTCCCAGATGACCCAGGACTATGGCGCCGATGGGGCGTGCCAGGAAGCCGGCCGCGAACGTTCCGAGGGCCAGCATGGTGCCCACCAGGGGATCGTCGGTAGGGAAGTAGAGCTTGTTGAATACCAGCGCTGCGGCGGTGCCGTAGAGGAAGAAGTCGTACCATTCAACGGCCGTGCCGGCCAGGCTCGAAGCAGCCACCACGGGCAGGCTGGAGTGCTTCTGTTGCCGCAGTTCTGCTTTCTTCAAATCGGTCATTGTGGGAATCCTTTGCGAGTGGGAGCCGCGGAGCTTCTGTTGAGTCTGGCGGCCGGGCTCCCAGGAAAATTTGGGTATTTCCGATGCGTGAGCGGAGTCACTGAACAACACTGTAGACGGGTTGTATACAACCTGTCTATATTTGAAGGAGAAGTTTTCAGGAACGTCCCGAACAGTCCTGAATGCAACTCGTATACTGGGCTACGCGAGAAAGGCTCTGCATGATCCAGATGACCCCCGCTGCACAGTCGCAGCCAGAAGTGGCCTACCAGTGGATGAAAAGCTACATCGCAGCCCTGCCCCGTGAGGAAGAAACATTCCTCAACGAGGGAGTCCTGGCCAAGAC
This genomic window contains:
- a CDS encoding putative quinol monooxygenase; its protein translation is MIFIVVKFNVKPDWSGRWLDLVADFTEATRAEPGNLWFDWSRSVDNPNEFVLVEAFQDDAAEAHVNSEHFKKAMADMPQALVETPHIISRQFEGSGWDRMGELTI
- a CDS encoding flavin reductase family protein translates to MSLAPAFTIPDAMGMRRAMGRFLTGVAVVTTQHEDEQYGMTISSLTSISLEPPILMISLNFGTRTGEALMESGKFAVSILGAKQESVARRFAVRGGDRFGDGDFDITDNGLPVIKGALAQADCSVVQQYDVGDHQVFFGQVTTCRDRDGEVLAFKAGRFGSFSDFGHAEIPWMF
- a CDS encoding cupin domain-containing protein; amino-acid sequence: MAKPEFEFTPVSSVDFAPCNPHIEGLSEAILARDSDNDSVTRILKFEPGTDTSPNGVLTHDFWEEVFIFEGSFVDQRLGKTFKAGDWATRPPGMEHGPWVSENGARMFEVRYYTEPVPAERSN
- a CDS encoding 4-hydroxyphenylacetate 3-hydroxylase family protein, producing MRTGKQYLKSLNDGRTVILDGEVVGNVLEHPAFAKVARTMSELFDIAADPANGMQFHSEEIDGPANRTFAAPRTQEELVLRRQAIEKWAKHTHGWVGRSPDHVGTFFAAFGSHPDVFKNDERDFAGNVERYYKKILSENLYLSYAIIPPQVSRATTASGWEGEYLQVGVVRETEEGIIVRGSQMLATGAAIADEVFVTCIKPLGPDDVDFAISFAIPVATDGLKLYCRRPFAPAATSDFDYPLTSHYDEPDALVVFDDVLIPWDRVFINRNIDTLRRQFFDTGAHALGNWQAQIRFSTKLKFIASVARKVTQVNGTDKIPGVQEKLGELAAIVQSVESAVLAAEYTATTDDAGMRVPGKSALYGAMGLQSETYPRVISILRDLVGGGVLQLPSSIADMTSSVTRPDMERYVQSPGVSSEERVKLFKLAWDIIGSEFAGRHQQYEMFYAGAPFVVRGAYTYRNYGYDALVAELDTFLGSYSIEGSTESEGI
- a CDS encoding DUF2848 family protein, with the translated sequence METTRQVPLTFQVVGTEKTIVVTDFHGVVAGYTGRDPKAVQHHIDELAAIGVAPPPEVPMFYRMDSDLFETSGEHDTSENLTSGEIEPLYIRHDGKYYLGIGSDHTDRDIEARDIGDSKRACPKPVAGEVIAVESLADLDLDSCTARSWVDGELYQEGSLSGLRTPADVVERLLDRTDIGDADFMCLGGTLPLLDGKFVYGTSWKLELSFPNGTTIEHNYKIRKGSLR
- a CDS encoding carbon-nitrogen family hydrolase, with amino-acid sequence MKIALVQVASPDSETREDRIQRVEAILRGINGAELIVLPELWSAGYFHFDEYEALAETLTGPTVSMCSRVAKDLGVYLHLGSIIEAGDDGRLSNTSILLGPDGNVVHTYRKIHVFGYKSKEASLLTAGSSLPVVPLPFGSVAGITCYDLRFPGLWMELSDRGAEIVIVPAAWPAARREHWRLLTTARAVEHQIFVIACNAAGSQEGVELGGHSRVVDPAGNVLAEADAGESVLLVDIDPLQVQAVRSEFPVIGDRLAAYDALTV
- a CDS encoding MFS transporter codes for the protein MTDLKKAELRQQKHSSLPVVAASSLAGTAVEWYDFFLYGTAAALVFNKLYFPTDDPLVGTMLALGTFAAGFLARPIGAIVLGHLGDKHGRRATLVASLMLMGVATTLIAFIPSYAAIGLAAPLLLLLLRLIQGFALGGEWGGAVLLVSEHSNESARRAFWASWPNMGPPLGNLMAAGVLAILAATMPESEFLAWGWRIAFGLSALLVVIGLVLRLYVQETPLFKEAQRKREAEGNKERKMPLTILFRRNWREILIATGSRMGENAGFYIYSLFIITYVTQIMGLQRQTGLTAVMIGQGVAVVAIPILALYADKVGRKPILIGASIATMVWAFAFFALLNTGQTWGIIAAAVGGLLIFAAYSSVIGAFFSELFPTDVRYSGTSVAYNLASLIAGSLSPIIALALYSAFGTGYAIGIYLAVMGLISMVSVMFAKETKGLRLSDLDNDPHGAPEKEKA